Proteins encoded in a region of the Thioalbus denitrificans genome:
- a CDS encoding peroxiredoxin, with translation MQELNNAAPSMPRLNERAPEFEAPTTHGIRKLSDYEGKWLVLFSHPADFTPVCTTEFVAFSRAHEQFQALNCELLGLSIDSTFSHIAWERNIKEKFGEEIRFPIIADLSMQVARAYGMIQPGASDTSAVRATFIIDPKGVLRAMVYYPMSNGRSIPEFLRLVMALQTSDEHGVATPEGWQPGDKVIVPPPATAAQAAAREAEGYECTDWYFCKKAV, from the coding sequence ATGCAAGAGCTCAACAACGCCGCACCGTCCATGCCCCGTCTCAACGAGCGCGCTCCGGAGTTCGAGGCCCCCACCACCCACGGCATCAGGAAGCTCTCCGACTACGAAGGCAAGTGGCTGGTGCTCTTCTCCCACCCGGCGGACTTCACCCCGGTTTGCACCACCGAGTTCGTCGCCTTCTCCCGGGCCCATGAACAGTTCCAGGCGCTCAATTGCGAACTGCTGGGGCTGTCCATCGACAGCACCTTCTCCCACATCGCCTGGGAGCGGAACATCAAGGAGAAGTTCGGCGAGGAGATCCGCTTCCCCATCATCGCCGACCTCTCCATGCAGGTGGCCAGGGCCTACGGCATGATCCAGCCCGGGGCCAGCGACACCTCCGCGGTGCGCGCCACCTTCATCATCGACCCCAAGGGGGTGCTGCGGGCCATGGTCTACTACCCCATGTCCAACGGCCGCTCGATTCCGGAGTTCCTGCGCCTGGTCATGGCGCTGCAGACCTCCGACGAGCACGGCGTGGCCACCCCCGAGGGCTGGCAGCCCGGCGACAAGGTCATCGTGCCGCCGCCGGCCACCGCCGCGCAGGCCGCGGCCCGCGAGGCCGAGGGCTACGAGTGCACCGACTGGTACTTCTGCAAGAAGGCTGTCTGA
- a CDS encoding GNAT family N-acetyltransferase encodes MNIGEITLRRASADDLAAINRVIEAAIMGWQLPERVKRLSLPAYRYAVHDLENLVVGEAAERGIVAVAAWEPAGPVDAPAGMQALLLHGLYVLPPCQGSGLGSRLLVAAERRAREGGFDGLLVKAQAEAAGFFAARGMVRLAVENPRRDYARRYWKRV; translated from the coding sequence ATGAACATTGGTGAGATCACGTTGCGCAGGGCCTCGGCCGATGACCTCGCCGCCATCAACCGGGTGATCGAGGCCGCCATCATGGGCTGGCAGCTGCCCGAGCGGGTGAAGCGCCTGTCACTGCCGGCCTACCGCTACGCGGTCCATGACCTGGAGAACCTGGTGGTAGGCGAGGCGGCGGAACGGGGCATCGTGGCGGTCGCCGCCTGGGAGCCGGCCGGGCCCGTTGACGCGCCCGCGGGCATGCAGGCGCTGCTCCTGCACGGCCTCTATGTCCTGCCCCCATGCCAGGGCAGCGGGCTTGGATCCCGGCTTCTGGTCGCCGCCGAGCGCAGGGCACGGGAAGGCGGCTTCGACGGCCTGCTGGTGAAGGCGCAGGCGGAGGCCGCAGGCTTCTTCGCGGCCCGGGGCATGGTGCGGCTGGCGGTGGAGAACCCCCGACGGGACTATGCCCGGAGGTACTGGAAGCGGGTGTGA
- a CDS encoding GNAT family N-acetyltransferase: protein MGNGKIVYRESAEPDAAALVALYRAVGWSAAEKPERLRLGLLNSDALVTAWDGERLVGLGNALSDGHLVVYYPHLLVHPDYQGRGIGRRLVERLMARYRGFHQQLLVADGGAVEFYRRCGFERAGGTTPLWIYAGTDH, encoded by the coding sequence ATGGGCAACGGGAAAATCGTCTACCGCGAGTCGGCGGAGCCGGACGCGGCGGCGCTGGTGGCCCTCTACCGCGCTGTCGGCTGGTCGGCGGCGGAGAAGCCCGAGCGGCTGCGGCTGGGCCTGCTCAACTCCGACGCCCTGGTGACCGCCTGGGACGGGGAGCGGCTGGTGGGGCTGGGCAATGCCCTGTCCGACGGCCACCTGGTGGTCTACTACCCCCACCTGCTGGTGCACCCCGACTACCAGGGGCGGGGCATCGGTCGGCGGCTGGTGGAGCGGCTCATGGCCCGTTACCGCGGCTTCCACCAGCAGCTGCTGGTGGCCGACGGCGGGGCGGTGGAGTTCTACCGCCGCTGCGGCTTCGAGCGCGCCGGCGGCACCACGCCCCTGTGGATCTACGCTGGCACGGACCACTGA
- a CDS encoding class 1 fructose-bisphosphatase, translating to MHDNRTTLTQFLIEEQRHIAGATGDFTSLLNDIVTACKVISSMVNHGELMGVLGQAGSENVQGEDQKKLDVISNEVFLKTNEWAGHLAAMASEEMEAVYPIPSHYPKGKYLLTFDPLDGSSNIDVNVSVGTIFSILRCKGNCVNPTAEDFLQRGTEQVCAGYALYGPSTMMVITTGNGVNGFTLDQNIGEFILTHPRMTIPAATREFAVNASNMRFWEPPVRRYVEECLAGREGPRGEDFNMRWIASMVAEVHRILTRGGLFTYPYDAKMQARGLEGKLRLMYEANPMAFIVEQAGGAASTGRHRILDIQPSSLHQRVPVILGSKEEVERLAAYHAEHDRGQAA from the coding sequence ATGCACGACAACCGCACCACCCTCACCCAGTTCCTCATCGAGGAGCAGCGCCACATCGCCGGGGCCACCGGCGACTTCACTTCCCTGCTCAACGACATCGTCACCGCGTGCAAGGTCATCTCCAGCATGGTGAACCACGGCGAGCTGATGGGGGTGCTGGGTCAGGCCGGCAGCGAGAACGTGCAGGGCGAGGACCAGAAGAAGCTGGACGTCATCTCCAACGAGGTGTTCCTGAAGACCAACGAGTGGGCCGGCCACCTGGCCGCGATGGCCTCCGAGGAGATGGAGGCGGTCTATCCGATCCCGTCCCACTACCCGAAGGGCAAGTACCTGCTCACCTTCGATCCCCTGGACGGGTCCTCCAACATCGACGTGAACGTCTCCGTGGGCACCATCTTCTCCATCCTGCGCTGCAAGGGAAACTGCGTGAACCCCACCGCCGAGGACTTCCTCCAGCGCGGCACCGAGCAGGTGTGCGCCGGCTACGCCCTCTACGGCCCTTCCACCATGATGGTAATCACCACGGGCAACGGGGTGAACGGCTTCACCCTGGACCAGAACATCGGCGAGTTCATCCTCACCCACCCGAGGATGACCATCCCCGCCGCCACCCGGGAGTTCGCCGTCAACGCCTCCAACATGCGCTTCTGGGAGCCGCCGGTGCGCCGCTACGTGGAGGAGTGCCTGGCCGGCAGGGAGGGTCCGCGCGGGGAGGACTTCAACATGCGCTGGATCGCCTCCATGGTGGCGGAAGTGCACCGCATCCTCACCCGCGGCGGCCTGTTCACCTACCCCTACGACGCCAAGATGCAGGCCAGGGGGCTGGAGGGGAAACTGCGGCTCATGTACGAGGCCAACCCCATGGCCTTCATCGTGGAGCAGGCCGGCGGTGCCGCCTCCACCGGTCGCCACCGCATCCTCGACATCCAGCCCTCCAGCCTGCACCAGCGTGTACCGGTGATCCTGGGTTCGAAGGAGGAGGTGGAGCGGCTGGCCGCCTACCACGCGGAGCACGACCGCGGGCAGGCGGCCTGA
- a CDS encoding extracellular catalytic domain type 1 short-chain-length polyhydroxyalkanoate depolymerase codes for MKGINPRVSRWAAALATLLCLAPVCATAARDAGLSLHTLVHDGRERSYYLHLPAGAARPERRPVVIVLHGGGRTAGDDLARRTSYNRIADREGFIAVYPNGVGARWNDGRGPTFRQGRESAAVDDVGFIAGLIDTVLRRYRGDPRRVYVTGLSNGGMMTLRLGCELGRRLAAIAPVIAAMPLEVLRSCRPDAPLPVLVMNGTGDPLVPWAGGAVTILRQSRGEVASTPDTVRFWVAHNHCRPVPTLTRLPDRDARDGSRVEVIRYTNPDNGCEVILYRVDGGGHHFPGSDTPELPRLLGRKNNDFDGAEAIWAFFRRHERP; via the coding sequence ATGAAGGGAATCAATCCGCGTGTCAGCCGCTGGGCGGCCGCCCTGGCCACGCTCCTTTGCCTGGCGCCGGTGTGCGCCACCGCGGCGCGCGACGCCGGGCTCTCGCTCCACACCCTCGTCCACGACGGCAGGGAGCGAAGCTACTATCTCCATCTGCCCGCCGGCGCGGCCCGGCCGGAACGGCGGCCGGTGGTCATTGTGCTCCATGGCGGCGGCCGGACGGCCGGCGACGACCTGGCGCGGCGCACCAGCTACAACCGGATCGCGGATCGGGAGGGATTCATCGCCGTCTACCCCAACGGTGTCGGGGCGCGCTGGAACGACGGGCGGGGGCCGACCTTCCGGCAGGGGCGGGAGAGCGCGGCGGTGGACGACGTGGGCTTCATCGCCGGCCTCATCGACACGGTGCTCCGGCGCTACCGGGGGGATCCGCGCCGGGTCTATGTCACCGGGCTCTCCAACGGCGGCATGATGACCCTGCGGCTCGGCTGCGAACTCGGCCGGCGCCTGGCCGCCATTGCGCCGGTGATCGCCGCCATGCCGCTCGAGGTGCTGCGGAGCTGCCGGCCGGATGCCCCGCTGCCGGTGCTGGTGATGAACGGCACCGGGGATCCCCTGGTGCCGTGGGCGGGCGGAGCGGTGACCATCCTCCGCCAGAGCCGCGGCGAGGTGGCCTCCACCCCGGACACGGTCCGGTTCTGGGTGGCGCACAACCACTGTCGGCCGGTACCCACGCTCACCCGCCTGCCCGACCGGGACGCCCGCGACGGGAGCCGGGTGGAGGTGATCCGCTACACCAATCCGGACAACGGCTGCGAGGTGATCCTGTACCGGGTGGATGGGGGCGGGCACCACTTCCCCGGCAGCGACACGCCGGAGCTGCCCCGGCTGCTGGGGCGCAAGAACAACGACTTCGACGGGGCGGAGGCGATCTGGGCCTTTTTCCGGCGTCACGAGCGGCCGTAG
- a CDS encoding glucosamine--fructose-6-phosphate aminotransferase gives MPRFPESRDAWRTEAFAQTLCREIACLGPAGLPLAELSPRGGYADFGAVTATVLGAVEEGDSIRVNVGLFYTETVGNCGCGDEPMVENGYCELRLRIRKATAEAAFEAMP, from the coding sequence ATGCCCAGATTCCCTGAATCCCGCGACGCCTGGCGTACGGAAGCCTTCGCGCAGACGCTGTGCCGGGAAATTGCGTGCCTCGGCCCCGCCGGTCTGCCGCTTGCGGAGCTGAGTCCCCGTGGCGGTTATGCCGATTTCGGCGCTGTCACGGCGACGGTCCTGGGCGCTGTGGAGGAGGGGGACTCCATCCGGGTCAACGTCGGCCTGTTCTACACCGAAACCGTGGGGAACTGCGGCTGCGGGGACGAGCCGATGGTGGAGAACGGCTACTGCGAGCTGCGGCTCCGTATTCGCAAGGCGACCGCCGAGGCGGCGTTCGAGGCCATGCCATGA
- a CDS encoding GNAT family N-acetyltransferase yields the protein MHIRKATRADCRALAELAQAAGCSLASIEVFEQNQGALRLYERLGYRVVERRAVVPHPCHPYTGDLVLLTRAVA from the coding sequence ATGCATATCCGGAAGGCGACCAGGGCGGACTGCCGTGCGCTCGCGGAGCTGGCGCAAGCGGCGGGCTGCTCCCTGGCGAGCATCGAGGTGTTCGAGCAGAACCAGGGCGCCCTCCGGCTCTACGAACGCCTCGGCTACCGCGTCGTCGAGCGGCGCGCCGTCGTGCCCCACCCGTGCCATCCCTATACGGGCGACCTCGTCCTGCTGACCCGGGCCGTGGCCTGA
- a CDS encoding glutamine--tRNA ligase/YqeY domain fusion protein, giving the protein MAANESEKKSNFIRQIIDADLAAGRVPGGVVHTRFPPEPNGYLHIGHAKSIVLNFGIARDYGGKCNLRFDDTNPHKENMEFVESIKEDVRWLGYDWEERLYYASDYFEKLYDFAVELIGKGLAYVCDLDAESMRAHRGTLTEPGKESPYRNRGVEENLDLFRRMRAGEFPDGSRTLRAKIDMASPNLNLRDPVLYRIRHGVIHHQTGAEWCIYPMYDYTHPLSDAIEGITHSICTLEFEDHRPLYDWAVEHVSAPARPRQYEFARLNLQYTVMSKRKLTRLVQEGFVSGWDDPRMPTIAGLRRRGYTPAAVRDFCERIGVTKSDSTTEMGVLENSVREDLDRSAPRRMAVLRPLKVVLTNYLALAEEWLEAANHPKDPAFGSRRIPFSAEIWIDRDDFREEAPRSYKRLVKGEAVRLRNAYVIRCDEVVREHNGELSELRCTCFPESLEGNPEGIKPRGVIHWVSARHAVDAEVRLYDRLFSQPIPGKGAEDFIEHLNPVSLQVLTGCKLEPVLAGAGAGDRFQFEREGYFCVDSRDSNEGGLVFNRTVTLRDSWAKQEGR; this is encoded by the coding sequence ATGGCTGCCAACGAATCCGAAAAGAAGAGCAACTTCATCCGCCAGATCATCGACGCCGACCTGGCCGCGGGCCGGGTGCCGGGGGGCGTGGTGCACACCCGTTTCCCGCCGGAGCCCAACGGCTATCTCCACATCGGCCACGCCAAGTCCATCGTGCTCAACTTCGGCATCGCGCGGGACTACGGCGGCAAGTGCAACCTGCGCTTCGACGACACCAATCCCCACAAGGAGAACATGGAGTTCGTCGAGTCCATCAAGGAGGACGTGCGCTGGCTGGGCTATGACTGGGAGGAGCGCCTCTACTATGCCTCCGACTACTTCGAGAAGCTCTACGACTTCGCCGTGGAACTGATCGGGAAGGGGCTGGCCTACGTCTGCGATCTCGACGCCGAGTCGATGCGCGCCCACCGCGGGACCCTCACCGAGCCGGGGAAGGAGAGTCCCTACCGCAACCGCGGCGTGGAGGAGAACCTGGATCTCTTCCGGCGCATGCGGGCCGGCGAGTTCCCGGACGGCAGCCGCACCCTGCGGGCGAAGATCGACATGGCCTCGCCCAACCTGAACCTGCGCGACCCGGTGCTCTACCGGATCCGCCACGGGGTGATTCACCACCAGACCGGCGCCGAGTGGTGCATCTACCCCATGTACGACTACACCCATCCGCTGTCCGACGCCATCGAGGGGATTACCCACTCCATCTGCACCCTGGAGTTCGAGGATCACCGCCCCCTCTACGACTGGGCGGTGGAGCACGTCAGCGCCCCGGCGCGCCCGCGCCAGTACGAGTTCGCCCGCCTCAACCTCCAGTACACGGTGATGAGCAAGCGCAAGCTCACCCGTCTGGTGCAGGAGGGCTTCGTCAGCGGCTGGGACGACCCGCGCATGCCCACCATCGCCGGCCTGCGCCGGCGCGGCTACACGCCGGCTGCGGTGCGCGATTTCTGCGAGCGCATCGGCGTCACCAAGTCCGACAGCACCACCGAGATGGGCGTGCTGGAGAACAGCGTGCGCGAGGACCTCGACCGCAGCGCCCCCCGGCGCATGGCCGTGCTGCGCCCGCTCAAGGTGGTCCTCACCAACTACCTGGCCCTGGCCGAGGAGTGGCTGGAAGCCGCCAACCACCCCAAGGATCCTGCCTTCGGCAGCCGCAGGATCCCCTTCTCCGCCGAGATCTGGATCGACCGTGACGACTTCCGCGAGGAGGCGCCCAGGAGCTACAAGCGTCTGGTGAAGGGGGAGGCGGTCCGTCTGCGCAACGCCTACGTCATCCGCTGCGACGAGGTGGTGAGGGAGCACAACGGCGAGCTCTCCGAGCTGCGCTGCACCTGCTTCCCCGAGAGCCTGGAGGGCAACCCCGAGGGCATCAAGCCCCGCGGCGTCATCCACTGGGTCTCCGCCCGGCACGCCGTCGATGCCGAGGTGCGCCTCTACGACCGGCTCTTCAGTCAACCCATCCCGGGCAAGGGGGCGGAGGACTTCATCGAGCACCTCAACCCGGTCTCACTCCAGGTCCTCACCGGTTGCAAGCTCGAGCCCGTGCTCGCCGGCGCCGGGGCCGGCGACCGCTTCCAGTTCGAGCGCGAAGGCTACTTCTGCGTCGACAGCCGGGACAGCAATGAGGGTGGCCTGGTCTTCAACCGGACCGTCACGCTGCGGGACTCCTGGGCGAAGCAGGAGGGACGCTAG
- the gltX gene encoding glutamate--tRNA ligase — MTTVTRFAPSPTGYLHVGGARTALFSWLHARKHGGRFVLRIEDTDLERSTIESVNAILEGMTWLGLDYDEGPFYQTHRFGEYRAVVDKLLAEDKAYRCYCSRERLEALREEQMANKLKPRYDGHCRHRTDHPEGQPYVVRLRNPQDGVVEFDDLIRGRITISNDELDDLILLRSDGSPTYNLTVVVDDADMGITHVIRGDDHINNTPRQINILRAMGRDTPSYAHVPMILGPDGSRLSKRHGAVSVMQFRDDGYLPEALINYLARLGWSHGDQEIFSLDELIQKFDVTDVNKAASSFNMEKLQWLNQHYIKNDDPARIAHLLSPHIGALGIDPCEGPALIEVVKAMQERAKTLVEMAELSSFFYRDFEDYDETSAKKHLRPVALEPLERVRAALAALPEWTPEAIHGCVAEVSAALELGMGKVAQPLRVAVVGRAASPGIDVTLHLVGREATLRRVDRAIGFVKGRAAEAGNY; from the coding sequence ATGACCACTGTCACCCGCTTCGCGCCCAGTCCTACCGGCTACCTCCATGTCGGCGGCGCGAGAACCGCCCTCTTTTCCTGGCTCCATGCCCGCAAGCACGGCGGCCGATTCGTCCTGCGCATCGAGGACACCGACCTGGAGCGCTCCACCATCGAGTCGGTGAACGCCATCCTCGAGGGGATGACCTGGCTGGGGCTCGACTACGACGAGGGCCCCTTCTACCAGACCCATCGCTTCGGCGAGTACCGGGCGGTGGTGGACAAGCTGCTGGCGGAGGACAAGGCCTACAGGTGCTACTGCTCCAGGGAGCGTCTCGAGGCGCTGCGCGAGGAGCAGATGGCCAACAAGCTCAAGCCGCGCTACGACGGCCACTGCCGCCATCGCACCGACCACCCCGAGGGCCAGCCCTACGTGGTGCGCCTGAGGAACCCCCAGGACGGGGTGGTGGAGTTCGACGATCTCATCCGCGGTCGCATCACCATCAGCAACGACGAGCTGGACGACCTGATCCTGCTGCGCAGCGACGGCAGCCCCACCTACAACCTGACGGTGGTGGTGGACGACGCCGACATGGGCATCACCCACGTCATCCGCGGTGACGACCACATCAACAACACCCCGCGCCAGATCAACATCCTGCGCGCCATGGGCCGGGACACGCCCAGCTACGCCCACGTGCCCATGATCCTGGGTCCGGATGGCTCGCGCCTGTCCAAGCGCCACGGCGCGGTCAGCGTCATGCAGTTCCGCGACGACGGCTACCTGCCGGAGGCGCTCATCAACTACCTGGCCCGGCTCGGCTGGTCCCATGGGGACCAGGAGATCTTCTCCCTCGACGAGCTGATCCAGAAGTTCGACGTCACCGATGTCAACAAGGCCGCCTCCAGCTTCAACATGGAGAAGCTGCAGTGGCTCAACCAGCACTACATCAAGAACGACGACCCGGCGCGCATCGCCCACCTGCTGAGCCCCCACATCGGGGCGCTGGGCATCGATCCCTGCGAGGGCCCGGCGCTCATCGAGGTGGTCAAGGCCATGCAGGAGCGGGCCAAGACCCTGGTGGAGATGGCCGAGCTGAGCTCCTTCTTCTACCGTGACTTCGAGGACTACGACGAGACCTCGGCGAAGAAGCACCTGCGCCCCGTGGCCCTGGAGCCGCTGGAGCGGGTCCGCGCCGCCCTCGCGGCCCTGCCCGAGTGGACCCCCGAGGCCATCCATGGCTGCGTGGCGGAGGTCTCCGCAGCCCTGGAACTCGGCATGGGGAAGGTGGCCCAGCCGCTGCGGGTCGCCGTCGTGGGCCGCGCCGCCTCGCCCGGCATCGACGTTACCCTCCACCTGGTGGGCCGCGAGGCGACCCTGCGCCGCGTCGACCGCGCCATCGGCTTCGTCAAGGGCCGTGCCGCCGAGGCCGGCAATTACTAA
- a CDS encoding M14 family metallopeptidase: MLNVIDQLPPGLLDVDPLDLHRVLDGPTLIHLPGRREQPLFISTLLHGNEVSGLLALQALLRRYVGVELPRALSVFIGNVAAARDGLRHLPGQPDFNRIWKPGPTPEHAMARRVIEEMRPRRPFVSVDVHNNTGVNPHYGCVNHLDHRFLHLAALFGRTVVYFTQPDTVQSRAFAELCPAVTLECGKSRDPLGVERATDFLDACLHLAALPEHPVAAHDLDLFHTVARVEVEQGLRFGFGECGESLCFPGDMDHLNFRELPADTVLATRPEGTRGTGLVAVDEAGRNVTARYFGLAQGQVRLLRPLMPSMLTLDATVIRQDCLCYVMERIDPVQAAASA; the protein is encoded by the coding sequence ATGCTGAACGTCATCGACCAGCTGCCGCCGGGGCTGCTGGATGTGGATCCGCTCGATCTGCATCGCGTGCTCGACGGCCCGACCCTGATCCATCTTCCCGGGCGCCGGGAACAGCCGCTGTTCATCTCCACCCTGCTGCACGGCAACGAGGTCAGCGGCCTGCTGGCCCTGCAGGCGCTGCTGCGCCGCTACGTGGGGGTGGAATTGCCGCGGGCGCTGTCGGTTTTCATCGGCAACGTGGCCGCCGCCCGCGACGGGCTCCGTCATCTGCCCGGACAGCCCGACTTCAACCGCATCTGGAAGCCCGGTCCCACCCCGGAGCACGCCATGGCCCGCCGGGTCATCGAGGAGATGCGTCCGCGCCGCCCTTTTGTCAGCGTCGACGTGCACAACAACACCGGGGTCAATCCCCACTACGGCTGCGTCAACCACCTGGACCACCGGTTCCTGCACCTGGCGGCGCTGTTCGGCCGTACCGTGGTCTATTTCACCCAGCCGGACACGGTACAGTCGCGGGCCTTCGCCGAATTGTGCCCGGCGGTGACCCTGGAGTGCGGCAAGTCCCGCGACCCCCTGGGGGTGGAGCGGGCCACCGACTTTCTCGATGCCTGCCTGCACCTGGCGGCCCTGCCCGAGCACCCGGTGGCGGCCCACGACCTCGACCTGTTCCACACCGTGGCCCGGGTGGAGGTGGAACAGGGGCTGCGCTTCGGTTTCGGCGAGTGCGGGGAGTCCCTCTGCTTCCCGGGGGACATGGACCACCTGAATTTCCGTGAACTGCCGGCCGACACGGTACTCGCCACCCGGCCCGAAGGGACCCGGGGAACGGGCCTCGTCGCCGTGGACGAGGCGGGGCGCAATGTGACCGCCCGCTACTTCGGCCTGGCCCAGGGCCAGGTCCGGCTGCTGCGGCCGCTCATGCCCTCGATGCTGACCCTCGACGCCACCGTGATCCGCCAGGACTGCCTCTGCTACGTCATGGAGCGCATCGACCCGGTCCAGGCCGCCGCCTCGGCCTGA
- a CDS encoding glutamate--cysteine ligase yields the protein MGQEISTSRFRRQDFEQFGTRLAEETALLETWFREARFDTTGCVAGFELEAWLVSADGRPAAMNAEYLDALGSPLVVPELSVYNVEINTRQRPLEGAALGRMRDSLDAIWARCNEVASRFGSRLAMIGTLPSLREEDLGLHSMSPLQRYRALNEQVLRLRQGRPLELEVRGAELLRIRQPDVMLEAATTSFQLHLQTPEASAARLFNASVVAAAPTVAVAANSPFLFGRKLWQETRVPVFEQAVAVGGEEAGGGPNPRVTFGSGYVRESLFELFAENRDCYPVLLPMCESEPPERLYHLRLHNGTIWRWIRPLIGFDGDGTPHLRIEHRVIPAGPSVPDAIANAAFYYGLAQALAAAPEPPEARIDFQTARENFYAAARYGLAAQVRWLDGREVPLRALVLETLLPLARKGLQRLDIDPGDTDECLDIIEARTRTGRTGAQWQLDYVARHGRDMEALTLAYLEHQQQGLPVHEWGVLC from the coding sequence ATGGGCCAGGAGATCAGTACGAGCCGGTTCCGGCGCCAGGATTTCGAGCAGTTCGGGACCCGGCTCGCCGAGGAGACCGCACTGCTCGAGACATGGTTCCGGGAGGCGCGTTTCGACACCACCGGTTGCGTGGCGGGATTCGAGCTGGAGGCGTGGCTGGTGAGCGCCGACGGACGGCCCGCGGCCATGAATGCCGAGTACCTCGATGCGCTCGGCAGCCCGCTGGTGGTTCCCGAACTCTCCGTCTACAACGTCGAAATCAATACCCGTCAGCGGCCGCTGGAGGGCGCGGCGCTGGGGCGGATGCGCGATTCCCTCGACGCCATCTGGGCCCGGTGCAACGAGGTCGCGTCCCGCTTCGGCTCCAGGCTGGCCATGATTGGCACCCTGCCCAGCCTGCGCGAGGAGGATCTCGGGCTCCACAGCATGTCACCCCTGCAGCGCTACCGCGCCCTCAACGAGCAGGTGCTGCGGCTGCGCCAGGGACGGCCCCTGGAGCTGGAGGTGCGCGGCGCGGAACTGCTCCGCATCCGCCAGCCCGATGTGATGCTGGAAGCGGCCACCACCTCTTTCCAGCTCCATCTGCAGACCCCGGAAGCGTCCGCCGCGCGCCTGTTCAACGCCTCGGTGGTGGCCGCCGCGCCCACCGTGGCGGTGGCCGCCAACTCGCCGTTCCTGTTCGGCCGCAAACTGTGGCAGGAAACCCGCGTACCGGTATTCGAGCAGGCGGTGGCGGTGGGCGGGGAGGAGGCCGGCGGCGGTCCCAACCCGCGGGTCACCTTCGGCAGCGGCTATGTGCGCGAGAGCCTGTTCGAGTTGTTCGCCGAGAACCGGGACTGCTACCCTGTGCTCCTGCCCATGTGCGAGTCCGAGCCGCCCGAGCGGCTCTACCACCTGCGGCTCCACAATGGCACCATCTGGCGCTGGATCCGGCCGCTCATCGGCTTCGACGGGGACGGCACGCCGCACCTGCGCATCGAGCACCGGGTCATCCCCGCCGGTCCGAGCGTTCCGGACGCCATCGCCAACGCCGCCTTCTACTACGGCCTGGCGCAGGCGCTCGCCGCCGCGCCCGAACCGCCCGAGGCGCGCATCGATTTCCAGACGGCGCGGGAGAACTTCTACGCCGCCGCCCGCTACGGTCTGGCCGCCCAGGTGCGCTGGCTCGACGGGCGCGAGGTGCCGCTGCGCGCCCTGGTGCTGGAAACGCTTCTGCCGCTCGCCCGCAAGGGCCTGCAGCGGCTCGACATCGACCCCGGTGACACGGACGAGTGCCTGGATATCATCGAGGCCCGCACCCGCACCGGGCGCACGGGCGCCCAGTGGCAGCTCGACTATGTCGCCCGCCATGGACGCGACATGGAGGCCCTCACTCTGGCCTACCTCGAGCACCAGCAGCAGGGACTGCCCGTGCATGAATGGGGAGTTTTATGCTGA
- the mobA gene encoding molybdenum cofactor guanylyltransferase MobA, with protein sequence MATCDITGIILAGGRGTRMGGRDKGLVALAERPLVAHVVDRLRPQVETIVISANRNRERYAGLGYPVVADATPDFPGPLAGIASAGAMAGTRWLLVTPCDTPHLPTDLAERLLAACAAQHRPLAVAHDGARLQPLFLLLRRELLVDLDAFLAGGGRAVYRWLDSQQPAQADFSDCPAAFGNLNAPADDDRLAAHHTTEETATT encoded by the coding sequence ATGGCTACATGCGACATCACGGGCATCATCCTCGCCGGCGGGCGCGGCACCCGCATGGGCGGCCGCGACAAGGGGCTGGTGGCGCTGGCGGAGCGCCCACTGGTGGCGCACGTGGTGGACCGCCTGCGGCCCCAGGTGGAGACCATCGTCATCAGCGCCAACCGCAACCGTGAGCGCTATGCCGGCCTGGGCTACCCGGTCGTCGCCGATGCCACGCCCGATTTCCCCGGCCCGCTGGCAGGCATCGCCAGCGCGGGCGCCATGGCGGGGACCCGGTGGCTGCTGGTCACCCCCTGCGACACGCCACACCTGCCCACCGACCTGGCGGAGCGCCTCCTGGCGGCCTGCGCGGCACAGCACCGCCCCCTTGCCGTCGCCCACGACGGTGCGCGCCTGCAGCCACTGTTCCTCCTGCTTCGGCGGGAGTTGCTGGTCGACCTTGACGCCTTTCTCGCCGGCGGCGGACGGGCCGTCTACCGCTGGCTGGATTCGCAGCAGCCCGCGCAGGCCGATTTCTCCGACTGCCCGGCCGCCTTCGGGAATCTCAATGCACCCGCCGACGACGATCGCCTGGCGGCTCACCACACGACCGAGGAAACGGCTACCACATGA